Proteins co-encoded in one Rhopalosiphum maidis isolate BTI-1 chromosome 2, ASM367621v3, whole genome shotgun sequence genomic window:
- the LOC113553689 gene encoding CTD nuclear envelope phosphatase 1 homolog, which translates to MLKVIQMGIQAFMVLASKVWACICFLIKRQIKTVRQYQPVKYGVFPLLPLSRHRISMVKRKVLVLDLDETLIHSHHEGVLRHPSKPEMPPDFILKVTIERHPVRFYVHKRPHVDFFLDVVSKWYELVVFTASMQIYGAAVADKLDNRRGILRRRFYRQHCTPEMGSYTKDLTSVSSDLSRVFILDNSPAAYRAFPDNAIPIKSWFSDTSDTALLNLLPMLDALRFTDDVRSVLSRNLHNHNLWQ; encoded by the exons ATGTTGAAAGTCATACAGATGGGCATTCAAGCTTTCATGGTGTTAGCCTCGAAGGTGTGGGCCTGCATATGTTTCCTGATAAAACGACAGATAAAAAct GTACGCCAATATCAACCAGTTAAATATGGAGTGTTTCCTCTATTACCATTGTCCAGGCATAGAATAA gtatggTAAAACGGAAAGTTTTGGTGCTAGATTTAGATGAGACATTAATACATTCACACCATGAAGGTGTCCTACGTCATCCGTCCAAACCAGAAATGCCaccagattttattttaaaagttaccaTTGAGCGGCACCCAGTAAGATTTTATGTTCATAAGAGGCCgcatgttgatttttttttagatgtg gtttCTAAATGGTATGAGCTGGTAGTCTTTACAGCTAGTATGCAAATTTATGGTGCTGCAGTCGCTGATAAATTAGACAATCGAAGGGGAATATTAAGAAGACGATTCTATAGACAACACTGCACGCCTGAAATGGGTTCTTATACTAAAGATTTGACATCAGTTTCAAGTGATTTATCGAGGGTTTTTATACTCGACAATTCACCAGCAGCATACAGAGCATTTCCTG ATAATGCAATACCAATTAAATCATGGTTTTCAGATACTTCAGATACAGCATTGTTAAACCTCTTACCAATGTTAGATGCGTTACGATTTACAGATGATGTACGTAGCGTATTAAGTAGAAATTTACACAATCATAACTTATGGCAATGA